The Edaphobacter sp. 12200R-103 genome contains a region encoding:
- a CDS encoding DUF3857 and transglutaminase domain-containing protein encodes MPSFAKDAVPDWVRAAAAQPLPAYSAETTAAVLLEDTTYTVAPDGTATEHLREVVKILRPQGREEGLVSVPFSKDRKLVSLHVWSIGPDGHEYTVKDNEMIEAGYPGQGNLYEDERIRAANPPGCDPGGIVAYEYEQKMLPYVAEKTWFFEGSLPRLRQVFTLQLPAGYSYTTVWAHHAPVEASDLENRSWRWEMKQTPGIHLQHVLYRPSVLSLAGRMTVHYGTSASTQKDGWEGIGEWYDGLSRDRLASTPELAAKANELIQGKTDFYERTEAIAEFVQQQVRYFAIEMGIGGYQPHFAEEIYRNRYGDCKDKATLLSAMLSAVNIHAALLMVDDRRGVIDPKAPSTVGNHMITAIEIPKEYNSARLRSIVTAKTGRRYLIFDPTWEKTPFGQLEHELQGSYGVLMEGPDSQVIKLPLLAPRFNRVHREGKLQLAADGSLKGTITETRFGDLSDRRRVLYTHGDAKQQADFMDHVLGEDFGAFKVSDLKVANAEALNKDLVTSFAIEVERYASAMGPLLTVRPRVLGQEAPPVDHTDRKVPIDLRETMQAEDDYEIELPQGYAVDELPEPVKDDLGFASYESSTQLKGNVLHYSRTLTIREVTLPAEKYADLQKLSGLISNDEQSLAVLKKQ; translated from the coding sequence TTGCCCTCTTTTGCGAAGGACGCCGTGCCCGACTGGGTGCGTGCAGCCGCCGCGCAGCCGCTGCCTGCGTATTCTGCTGAAACGACGGCGGCGGTTCTGCTTGAGGATACGACCTACACGGTAGCTCCGGATGGCACGGCCACGGAGCATCTGCGCGAGGTCGTTAAGATTCTGCGTCCCCAGGGCCGGGAAGAGGGTCTCGTCTCGGTGCCGTTCAGCAAGGACCGGAAGCTGGTCTCTCTGCATGTCTGGAGTATCGGGCCGGACGGCCATGAGTACACGGTCAAAGACAACGAGATGATCGAGGCCGGCTATCCGGGCCAGGGAAATCTCTACGAGGATGAACGCATTCGAGCGGCAAATCCTCCGGGCTGCGATCCGGGCGGCATCGTCGCCTATGAGTATGAGCAGAAGATGCTGCCCTATGTGGCGGAGAAGACCTGGTTCTTCGAGGGAAGTCTTCCACGTCTCCGTCAGGTCTTCACTCTGCAGCTTCCTGCGGGATACAGCTACACCACCGTCTGGGCGCACCATGCCCCGGTCGAAGCATCGGATCTTGAAAATCGAAGCTGGCGTTGGGAGATGAAGCAGACGCCGGGCATTCATCTGCAACACGTGCTCTATCGTCCGTCAGTGCTGTCGCTGGCCGGAAGGATGACCGTTCACTATGGAACGTCCGCCTCGACCCAGAAGGATGGCTGGGAGGGAATTGGTGAGTGGTACGACGGCCTGTCGCGCGATCGTCTGGCATCGACCCCCGAGCTTGCGGCGAAGGCGAATGAGCTTATCCAGGGCAAGACGGATTTCTACGAAAGGACCGAAGCGATTGCGGAGTTTGTCCAGCAGCAGGTGCGGTACTTCGCTATTGAGATGGGAATCGGAGGGTACCAGCCGCACTTTGCCGAGGAGATCTATCGCAATCGTTACGGCGATTGCAAGGACAAGGCGACGCTTCTCTCCGCGATGCTGTCGGCTGTGAACATCCATGCTGCTCTGCTGATGGTGGACGATCGCAGGGGCGTGATCGATCCCAAAGCTCCCTCAACCGTGGGGAACCACATGATCACGGCGATCGAGATCCCGAAGGAATACAACTCAGCCAGGCTTCGCAGCATTGTGACCGCGAAGACAGGGCGCCGCTATCTCATCTTCGACCCTACGTGGGAGAAGACGCCATTCGGGCAGCTGGAGCACGAATTGCAGGGAAGCTATGGGGTACTGATGGAAGGCCCTGACAGCCAGGTGATCAAGCTGCCGCTGCTGGCTCCCAGGTTCAACCGGGTGCACCGGGAAGGAAAACTGCAGCTGGCGGCGGATGGCTCCCTCAAGGGAACCATCACCGAGACGAGGTTTGGCGATCTCTCGGACCGCAGGCGCGTTCTCTACACCCATGGCGATGCGAAGCAGCAGGCCGACTTTATGGATCATGTCCTGGGAGAGGACTTCGGGGCTTTCAAAGTTTCAGACCTCAAGGTAGCGAACGCCGAGGCGCTCAACAAGGACCTGGTGACGAGCTTCGCGATCGAAGTAGAGCGATATGCAAGCGCCATGGGGCCTCTGCTTACGGTGCGGCCTCGTGTTCTGGGGCAGGAGGCGCCACCGGTGGACCATACGGACCGCAAGGTTCCCATCGATCTTCGGGAGACGATGCAGGCCGAGGACGATTACGAGATCGAGCTCCCACAAGGGTATGCCGTGGACGAGCTTCCGGAGCCGGTGAAGGACGATCTGGGCTTCGCCTCGTATGAGAGCTCGACCCAATTGAAAGGAAATGTACTGCACTACTCGCGCACATTGACCATTCGGGAGGTCACCCTGCCTGCGGAGAAATATGCCGACCTGCAGAAGCTTTCAGGGCTGATCTCGAACGATGAGCAGAGTCTTGCGGTTCTCAAAAAGCAGTGA
- a CDS encoding DUF3857 and transglutaminase domain-containing protein produces MKRTLLRTTFLAVLLAAVSPVLFADQWTEPTKEELTMTSQEGYPGVPAVYLNREEVTVDKLHMWSVYVRLKVLTEKGKDYANVELKYASFRSGAGYTVTNIEGRTIHPDGKIIPFTGKPYEKLIERTQGYQGYKAMSKVFTMPDVEVGSILEYRYTLRYDDNYYYSPDWYVQSELYLRKGHYVWKPTSQQLVSKRGSREQFTNSLGWFPVLPAGASVHQTQLPPTNLDRDGQLILDLDVHDIPPSPHEEHMPPISSFTYRVLFYYSPYRSSEEFWRQEGKFWSKDRDKFIGPGSKVSAAVSQLTAGSKTQDEKLRKIYAAVMQMENTDYTRTRERSEDKAEGLGTIHDTDDILERKRGNGDQLAQLFVAMARAAGMKAYLFAVTNRDRSLFTDYYLSMSQLDDDVAVVNVDGKEMFFDPGSRYCPYGHLDWKHTNAGGIRQAEGGTVIANTPGESFTFSRTQRIADLKMDEHGEVSGIVKMTYMGHPAIEWRHRALVGDSESLQRELRTNLEDLLPGGMKVDVVSILQMEDYEKPLVVQFDIKGGIGTPTGKRLFVPADLFVANEKSLFPHEKRDLAVYFEYGNIVQDAVRIRFPQNIKAESVPEVYKDQFEKSIAYALTNDQSADSVTMRRDFDLGSFFFEKKEYPALRAFYGKTEAKDQEKLVLITSPVNTPVATN; encoded by the coding sequence ATGAAAAGAACCCTTTTGCGCACCACCTTTCTCGCAGTTCTGTTGGCGGCAGTGAGTCCCGTTTTGTTTGCAGACCAGTGGACGGAGCCTACGAAAGAAGAACTCACGATGACCTCCCAGGAGGGGTATCCAGGAGTCCCAGCGGTCTACCTGAACAGGGAAGAGGTAACCGTAGACAAGCTGCACATGTGGAGCGTGTATGTTCGCCTGAAGGTACTTACCGAAAAGGGCAAGGACTACGCCAATGTCGAGCTGAAGTACGCCTCTTTCCGGAGCGGCGCGGGCTATACGGTGACCAACATCGAGGGTCGTACCATCCATCCCGATGGCAAGATCATTCCGTTTACCGGAAAGCCCTACGAGAAGCTGATCGAGCGGACCCAGGGATATCAGGGCTACAAGGCCATGTCGAAGGTCTTCACCATGCCCGATGTGGAGGTCGGCAGCATTCTGGAGTACCGGTATACGCTGCGCTACGACGACAACTACTACTACTCGCCGGACTGGTACGTGCAGTCGGAGTTGTACCTGCGGAAGGGCCACTATGTCTGGAAGCCCACCAGTCAGCAGCTCGTCAGTAAGAGAGGCAGCCGCGAACAGTTTACGAACTCGCTGGGCTGGTTTCCCGTGCTGCCGGCCGGAGCCTCCGTTCATCAGACGCAGCTTCCGCCGACCAACCTGGACCGCGACGGGCAGCTCATCCTGGACCTTGATGTCCACGACATTCCTCCCTCTCCTCACGAGGAGCACATGCCTCCGATCTCCAGCTTTACGTATCGTGTGCTCTTCTACTACTCGCCTTATCGCAGTTCTGAAGAGTTCTGGAGGCAGGAGGGGAAGTTCTGGTCCAAGGACCGCGACAAGTTCATCGGGCCGGGCTCGAAGGTGTCGGCTGCCGTCAGCCAACTGACTGCCGGCTCCAAGACCCAGGACGAGAAGCTCCGCAAGATCTACGCCGCTGTGATGCAGATGGAGAACACGGACTATACGCGCACAAGGGAGCGCTCCGAAGACAAGGCGGAAGGACTGGGCACGATTCACGACACGGATGACATTCTGGAGCGCAAGCGCGGCAATGGAGATCAGCTTGCCCAGCTCTTCGTCGCCATGGCGCGTGCAGCGGGCATGAAGGCGTATCTCTTCGCCGTGACCAACCGTGACCGCAGCCTCTTTACGGATTACTACCTGAGCATGTCGCAGCTGGACGACGATGTCGCCGTGGTGAACGTGGACGGGAAGGAGATGTTCTTCGATCCGGGGTCGCGCTATTGTCCCTATGGCCATCTGGACTGGAAGCACACCAACGCCGGAGGTATTCGGCAGGCAGAGGGTGGAACTGTCATCGCGAATACGCCGGGAGAGAGCTTCACCTTCTCGCGCACGCAGCGAATCGCCGATCTGAAGATGGATGAACATGGAGAAGTCAGTGGAATCGTGAAGATGACCTACATGGGACATCCGGCCATCGAGTGGCGGCACCGTGCTCTGGTGGGTGACTCCGAAAGTCTGCAGCGGGAGCTGCGCACCAATCTCGAAGACCTGCTTCCAGGAGGGATGAAGGTCGACGTGGTCAGTATCCTGCAGATGGAGGACTACGAGAAGCCGCTGGTGGTCCAGTTCGACATCAAGGGAGGCATCGGAACGCCGACGGGCAAACGTCTCTTTGTGCCTGCCGATCTCTTTGTCGCGAATGAGAAGTCGCTCTTCCCGCATGAGAAGCGCGATCTGGCCGTGTACTTCGAGTACGGCAACATCGTGCAGGACGCGGTACGCATCCGGTTTCCGCAAAACATCAAGGCGGAATCTGTACCGGAGGTCTACAAAGACCAGTTTGAAAAATCGATAGCCTATGCACTGACGAACGATCAGAGCGCAGATTCGGTGACCATGCGGCGCGACTTCGACCTGGGATCGTTCTTCTTCGAAAAGAAAGAGTATCCGGCCCTGCGCGCCTTTTATGGCAAGACGGAGGCCAAAGACCAGGAGAAGCTGGTCCTGATCACCTCGCCCGTGAATACACCCGTCGCAACGAACTGA